The region TCGCCCGGCTTGACAATCCCCAAAATGGCGTTGAAATTCGCGCCATCGCCATACATCAAGCCGCCAGCTTCATGCACAATTTTGGCAACTTCATGCACATTTTCATCAAACAAGCCCAAGGTATTAGGATTGGTCAACATCAAGCCAGCGGTACGCGGGCCAACTTTGGCTCGCAGATCGGCCAAATCAACATTGCCCCGACTATCGGTAGCAATTTCGACTACTTTGAAACCGACCATCGCGGCGGTTGCGGGATTCGTGCCATGAGCCGAATTGGGGCACAATACTTCATCACGCTGATCATCGCCACGATCAAGGTGATAGGCACGGAACACCAAAATGCCCGCGAATTCGCCTTGAGCGCCAGCGGCTGGCTGCAAACAAACTTGATCAAAGCCTGAAATTTCGGCCAAGATATTTTGCAATTCATAGGTCAATTGCAAGGCACCTTGAACGGTTTCTTCGGCTTGCAAGGGGTGAATGAAGGCAAAGCCTGGCAAACGTGCGGCATCTTCGTGAATTTTGGGATTGTATTTCATCGTACACGAGCCAAGCGGATACATGCCTGTGTCGATGCAGAAGTTGCGTTGTGAGATGCGGGTGAAGTGGCGCACCACCTCGGTTTCACTAATTTCGGGCAAGCCCGCTAAATCGTCGTTGCGCAGCAAATGAGCTGGCAATTCGGTTTCAGGTACGCCAGCATCGGGCAGGGCTGCGCCAATTTTACCAGGGCTGCTCAATTCAAAAATTGGTGGTTCGTAGGTATGCATTGGCTTAGCCTCCCAACACTGCGACAAGTTGGTCGATATCGTTTTTCGTATTTTGCTCGGTAACACAGATCAGCATCGCATTGCCCAAGTGTGGGTAATCCTTGCTCAAATCGTAGCCGCCGATGATGCCTTGAGCATGCAAGGCTTGAGTAATTTCCGCCACAGGCCGTGGGCAGCGTACCACGAATTCATGGAAGAATGAGCCTTGCTCAAGCACTTCGTAGCCAGCCAAATTGCCAATCGCTTTGGCGGCATAATGGGCACGTTGGTAGCAAAGCTCAGCCACTTTACGCAAGCCAGTTTTGCCCATCAACGAGGTATAAATCGTTGCAGCCAAGGCCATCAAGCCTTGGTTGGTACAAATATTCGAGGTAGCTTTTTCGCGGCGAATATGTTGCTCGCGGGTTTGCAAGGTGAGCACATAGCCCAATTGGCCGTTGAGGTCGGTAGTTACGCCTACCAAACGCCCAGCCATGCGCCGCAAAAGTTTTTCGGTACAGCTAAATACGCCAACATACGGCCCGCCAAAGCTCAGCGGAATCCCCAAGGGCTGGCCTTCCATCACGGCAATGTCAGCGCCAACCATACCTGGCGTTTGGAACAAGCCCAACGCGATCGGATTGGTGACCATCAACAGCAATGCCCCAGCCGCATGAATTTGTTCGGCGACTGGCTTCAAATCGTGCAACACACCCAAGAAATCAGGCGATTGCACAATAAACACCGCCGTTTCGTTATCGACCAAAGCCGCAGCATCAGCCACACTAGCAGCTGGATTTTCGTCGCCAGTGATTGTTACGCCCAAGCCTTGGGTATAACTGCGCAACACGCCGCGATATTGTGGATGAACCGAAGGAGCCACAACAATTTTGCGCCGATTACGAGTTGCGCTGATCGCCATAATTGCGCCTTCAGCCATGGCCGTTGCGCCATCGTAGTGCGAAGCATTAGCTGCATCCATCTGCAACAAACCACACATCAACGATTGGTACTCGAAAATCGCTTGCAGTGTGCCTTGCGAAATTTCGGGCTGATAGGGCGTGTAGGCGGTGTAAAACTCCGAGCGGCGCAACAACGAATCGACTGCGGCAGGGATAAAGTGGTTGTAGGCTCCCGCGCCCAAGAAACAGCTATAGTTCAGCACATCGCTATTTTTGCTGCTCAAGCGGCGTAATTCGCGGGCCATTTCACCTTCGGCAAGTGCGGCGGGCAGATCGAGCGTTGGAAACCGAAGATCAGCGGGAACATCGTGGAAAAGCTCGGCAACATCGGCAACGCCAATCGCCTTGAGCATTTCTGCGCGTTCGCTCTCGGTAATCGAAATGTAGTGGCTCATATAACCTCTGACAAGGATGAAGGATGAAGGATGAAGGATGAAACCTAATCCTTCTTGCCTTGCAATCCATTGGTTTACGAATTTGTTTCTATTTAGATTAGTTGATCGAAGTCCCCTCACCCCAACCCCTCTCCCACTGCGGCGGGCGAGGGGCGTTCCAACCCTCATGCTGGGTTGGTTTCTCCTCGCATCGCTCGCTGAGAGAGGAGGCTAGGGAGTGAGGGATGGAACGCCCCTCGCCCCCGACCTCTGATCCCTAACCCCTACTTATTGGCTTCGTCGTTGATATAGCGTTCGTACTCTGCGGCACTCAACAACCCACTTGGTGCAGTGGTAAAGCTGAATTTGGCCAACCAGCCCTCGCCATAGGGGTCTTCATTGACCAATTCTGGTGAATCAACGACTTCGTTGTTGATTTCGGTAATTTCACCACTGAGCGGAGCATAAATTTCCGAAACCGCCTTGACTGATTCGACCGTGCCAAATGCGTCGCCAAGCTCAAAACTTTTGCCAACATCGGGCAATTCGACGAATACTACATCGCCAAGCTCGCGTTGAGCATGTTCGGTGATGCCAACAACTGCGCTGTTGCCGTCGATCCGCACCCATTCGTGTTCTTTGGTATACAGCAATTCATGTGGTACATTGGACATTCGGTGGTCCTCCTTCAATAACGCCGAAACAGCACACAATCAGCATAGATTGTTAGGCGCTACTATCAAGCAAAGCGGCTATTTATGCAAGAGCAGCAGGCTATTTTTTGTAGCGTGCTTTGTAAAACGGCGTTTTGACAACAGTTGCCCGCACTGGCTTTTCGCGAATCAGCACATCGACTTCAACGCCAACTTTGACGCTGCCAGCTTTGATCAAGGCATAGGCCAGGTTTTTGCCCAGTGTCGGGCTGGGCATGCCAGTCGTCACAACGCCTAACTCGCTACCATCAAGTGCCACAACCGGGTAGCCTTGGCGGGCAATCCCGCGGCCAGTCATTTCCAAACCAATCAGGGTGCGGGCTGGGCCGTTGGCCTTGATATCTTGCAAGGCTTCTGAGCCGATAAATGGGCCTTTATCGAGCTTGACCACCCAGCCCAATTTAGCTTCATAGGGATTAATATCGTGCTCAATTTCATGGCCATAAAGCGCCAAACCTGGCTCGAAACGTAGGCTATCGCGTGCCCCCAAGCCAATTGGCATAGCGCCTGCTTCCAACAAGCGATCCCAGATTCGTTCGATCTCGCCAGCAGGCAAGAACAACTCGAAGCCATCTTCGCCAGTGTAGCCAGTGCGCGAAATATAGCCAGCAGCAGCCTCAACGGTGGCCTTGGTGATGCCGTGGAAGGCCAAATTAACCACATCAGCATCAGTCAAAGGAGCCAACAGGCTTTCAGCTTTTGGCCCTTGCAAGGCAATCATCGCCAACTCTTGCGAACGATCAGTCAGCACCACATCGTAACCAGCAGTATGTTGATTGAGCCAAGCCCAATCTTTTTCAGCGTTGCCAGCGTTGGCCACAACCATCCATTCGTCAGGGCCAAGATGATAGGTGAAAATATCGTCAACAATTCCGCCATCTTCGTAGCACATAATCCCATAATCGGATTGGCCGATCGCGGTTTTGCTAATATCAAAGGTATCGATCAACTGAATAAAGCGTTCGCTATCGGGGCCAGTGACCCAAAATCGCGCCATATGGCTGATATCGAACAGGCCAGCGCCTTCGCGGGTTGCTTTGTGTTCAGTGATAATGCCCGCATATTGCACTGGCATATCCCAGCCGCCGAACTCGACCATTCTGGCTCCAAGGGCGCGATGGCGTGCATTGAGTGGTGTTTGTTTCATCAAAAAACCTCGTAAATCACTTAGCGTCGTTGTAACCATTCAGGGTTAGTATAGCGTTCATGGCGCAAGCGCTCAGCCGTAGCCAGTTCTTGCTCGGTCAATTGATCAGGTTGGAATTCGAGATTGAAGGCCGTGGCAAAGCCTGCAACAATCGCCTGTTGAGCCTCGTCAAAGCTCACGGGGCGTTGAGTCGCTTCATCGAGCGCAATCAACCGCTCGGCCAAAGCTGCTGAATCAAGCTCAGCTGGTAAATGTAACACTTGGCTTAATTGCTGGCGATCAGCATGCAACAACAGCGTTCCATGTTGCAAAATTGCGCCCCGCGTGCGAGTTTGAGCGCTACCAACCAATTTACGTCCAGCCACCGTGATCTCAAAATCGCTGGGTGTATCAAAGCAGGCGGCTGATTTTGGCTCATCGCTGGCACTAGTAGCCCAATCGACAGCGCTTACCAGTTGGCGCAAACCAACCAATAATCCATGGCTGATCGTGCGGTAGGTTTTTAAAACCCGACCCCCAAGCAGTGGGTTGCTGTTGGGGGCAGTGATCGAGTAGGTCAATTCAGCATCATGCAAAATTGCACGACCACCAGTTGGCCGCCGCACAATCTCGATTTGGGCTTGTTGGCAAGCCGCCACATTAACATCGCTATAGGGTTGAAATGCGCCGATTGAAAGACAGGCAGGCTGCCAACGATAGATTCGTAGGGTTGGGTATACCGATTGATTGGCATGCAGCGCCAAAGCATGATCAATCGCCATATTGGTTGCGCCATCGGCGGCGGCTGAAACAATGTAACGCCACATGAGCAAAATCGCTTAAATAAAAAAGAGATCACGACATACAATTATGCCTGATCTCTGTCCATTGACCTGAGAGATTCCTTGCCCTGCAAGTTACTCCATCGGTGCAAGTGAATGCTTGCTCTCCAGAGCGCTGTCGAGACACGGTGTTGGAGCCTGAAAGATTCATCAACGGGTTGGCTACCCGTAATTTGCTTCGTCGGCGATCCCCGTAGGGATACTCTTCCGCGTCCTTCATTCAGCGATATTGGGTTGTAGCAGTAGTATACGCCGCTGTGGGTATTTGGTCAATTTGCGTACTTTATTGGTTTGAGGCTTGGTTTGCTTCGTATTGAGCTTCGACTGGCTCGCTAAAACTGCGCAAGCCGATCACAACCGGAGCCACAGCACAGCAGAGCAACATAAATGCCCAAAACACGATAGTCAACATACTAGGGCGCTCCTCAAATAAAAAGTTCAAGAACCAATTGAGTTCATTCCTCGGTTCACACAGCGTTGTGGAATGCAAGTGATATGCCATCGATTGCATTTATACTGGTTGATTTTGGTGGGCGCAGTTCAATTATGACGATTGCTTTGGCAGAGCACAATAGCTGTTTGTGCATAGCAGACCCATGACTTTTGCCGAGCAAGCTGATCAACAATCGATTTTGGTGCGTCCTATCCATGTGATGGCTGCTAGATTATATGCTGCTTTGCTATTTCTGCAAATTACAGGGCTTGGTTATAAGCTGATAGTTTCCTGATAATTACCTGATAACTCAATAATCCGCCTAACCTGAAAGCGCTCAAGTGTTGTAGCGGTAGTGGGTTCAAGGCCCGCCCGTTGATAGGCCAATTGGCGTTGTTGCTCAAACGTCGTAATGCCACTGGTATTCGGCAGCACGACCCCTTGATTGCGCCCACGCAGCACCCGCAAGCCATCAACTGCAGGATCATGGGCAGATCTATTTTTCAGCAAGGCCAAATTTTCAACTAGATCAACGATATAGCTCAATTGATCAAGCTCATCAAGCTGAACTGGGCTAAATCGCGGGTCGTGCACTGCTGCCGCAACTGCCATATAGATCACTTCTTTGGCTAACGAGGCTTGTTGTGGTTGCACGCTGCCAACACAACCACGTAACTGCCCAGCTTTGATCAAGCTCACATAAACCCCTTGGCTGCGGCGTTGATCGATTGGCAATGGCTCGACAACAGGCAGCAACTCGCCTTGGCGAATAAAGCGATTGACCGCTTGCCGTGCCAGCACAACCAAGGGATCTTGCACAATCAGGGCTGCTTGTTTGGGCATTGGCAGGCTCCTTAGCTGCGTATTTAGTCGTTTAATTTGTTACGTTTAAATAATGATGAGCGAATGTAGACTTCGCTGCCACAGTTTTCGCACTGGCTTTCGCTAACCCCAACCACCCGGGGCTGACCATCGAAGCGTTCGATCACTGCCCATTCGCATTTGGGGCAGCGTGTAGTTTCGGTTGGCTGCGCTCCATAGACAAATGGCAAGCCTAAGCCTTGGGCCACTTTGCGCACCGAAGTCGCGGCGTTGGTATCAGCATCACGACTCGGGATAATCCGCCATGGAATCAGACCATTGAATTTGCGCTTGATCCAACGGGCAATGCCTTCAATTTCGGCGCTACTATCGTTCACTCCAGTCACAATTGGCGTGGTAATTTCAAGATGACAGCCCCAGCGTTTAACCGCATGCTCGGCTCCAGCGAAAATTCCTTGCCATTGCTCAACCCCAGTTAATGCTTGATAACTGGCATCACTCAAGCCATAGACCGTTAGCATTAAGCCATCGATATAGGGCGCAAGCTGATCGAGCGCCGCTTTCGACCAATAACCATTGGTTACCATACCGGTCATACGGCTGGTCGAGCGAGCCAAACGGGCGGTTTCTAGCACATGTTCAAAGTTCATGGTTGGTTCGTTATAAGCCCAAACAATCCCACGCGTCATGCGCTCTTGCGAAAATCCCACCACCCGTTCCGGATCAATCGAACGTTGCTTGGCGGGGTCAGTCGGAACTTGGGCGTGATAGGCAGCATCGTGATGGGCAGGGAACGACGTACCCCAACCCCCTATTGCAAACACGCTGGCCCCAGGAAAAAAATGGCGAAACCCATAATCCTCAACTGGGCCAATCGTGGCTGCTGACACTAAACCATGGTTATGAACCGTAATTGTTTGATCTTGGCGTTGGCGCACACCACAACGACCCCATTCACCATCAGCGAGTAGACAGCGCCATTGACAGACCTCGCAGCGCAATCCTTGCGCCGAGCGTGACACGAGTGTTGTTTCGTGCATGAAAGATTTCCTCGTCGTCCTACGTGTTGCGTCTTCCACCCAGCCGTGCTGACGCTCATATTTTCTTCTGCAACTATAGTACCACGCGCTGATAGGAACGCCGTTGATTTAACCCCATTTAGAGCAGCAATTTCGTCGATCAGCCCTAACCTGATCGTTAGCGATGAGCGCTAATTTAGCAAACCGTTAGGCGAACTCGTTGAATTGCGTTGTGATGATAGCCTTTGACATTCCAGGCTGGTTGCTCTGGCTGTTGTTGACCAAGCGAATCAGTGGCACGCACCCAACATTGATATGCACCTACGGCCAGTTCTAGCTCGATTTGCCAGCGACTCCAACAACCAAGCGTTGGTGGGTCGATCAAACGAGCACTTTGCCAAGTTTGACCCTGATCAAGCGAAATTTCGACCCGCTCAACCAGCGCTTGGCCGCCAGTAATCGCATAGCCCGCCAGAGTGATCGTGCCTGCTGTCAAGGGTTGGTCAGGTGTCGGCAAACACAGCACCGCATTAACTGGCAATTCATGCAACATTGGGGCTGTTTGCCAAGCTTCAGGTTCGCTACTTTGAGCCAAACGATAGGCGCGGCGCTGAAAATAGTTATGTGATGGCTCAGCACTCAATTCAATCGAGCGCAACCATTTGACGCTGCGAGCACCAACAATCCCAGGAATAACCAAGCGTAACGGGCCACCATGCAGCGCTGGCAAGGGTGCACCGTTCATCGTGTAGGCCAACAAGCTATGCTCGATCATCGGCTCGTTGAGCGGAATCGAACCACCATAGCCAAAAGTTTGGCCATGACGCTCAACCTGATCGTAGC is a window of Herpetosiphon gulosus DNA encoding:
- the gcvPB gene encoding aminomethyl-transferring glycine dehydrogenase subunit GcvPB, whose product is MHTYEPPIFELSSPGKIGAALPDAGVPETELPAHLLRNDDLAGLPEISETEVVRHFTRISQRNFCIDTGMYPLGSCTMKYNPKIHEDAARLPGFAFIHPLQAEETVQGALQLTYELQNILAEISGFDQVCLQPAAGAQGEFAGILVFRAYHLDRGDDQRDEVLCPNSAHGTNPATAAMVGFKVVEIATDSRGNVDLADLRAKVGPRTAGLMLTNPNTLGLFDENVHEVAKIVHEAGGLMYGDGANFNAILGIVKPGDVGFDFMHYNLHKTFTTPHGGGGPGCGAVGCKEFLADYLPGPIVALKEGQYTRHTPAKSIGRLKAFKGNFGMFVRAYTYIRMLGAAGLRSVSEHAVLNANYLRVNLDNIYPVAYDRTCMHEVVLQGKIKGAPSVHTLDIAKRLIDFGFHPPTVYFPISVAESIMIEPTETESKRNMDAFIAAMKQIAHEAVENPELLHAAPTTAPVRRLDEATAARRPILKYDQAAIEALLSK
- the gcvPA gene encoding aminomethyl-transferring glycine dehydrogenase subunit GcvPA; its protein translation is MSHYISITESERAEMLKAIGVADVAELFHDVPADLRFPTLDLPAALAEGEMARELRRLSSKNSDVLNYSCFLGAGAYNHFIPAAVDSLLRRSEFYTAYTPYQPEISQGTLQAIFEYQSLMCGLLQMDAANASHYDGATAMAEGAIMAISATRNRRKIVVAPSVHPQYRGVLRSYTQGLGVTITGDENPAASVADAAALVDNETAVFIVQSPDFLGVLHDLKPVAEQIHAAGALLLMVTNPIALGLFQTPGMVGADIAVMEGQPLGIPLSFGGPYVGVFSCTEKLLRRMAGRLVGVTTDLNGQLGYVLTLQTREQHIRREKATSNICTNQGLMALAATIYTSLMGKTGLRKVAELCYQRAHYAAKAIGNLAGYEVLEQGSFFHEFVVRCPRPVAEITQALHAQGIIGGYDLSKDYPHLGNAMLICVTEQNTKNDIDQLVAVLGG
- the gcvH gene encoding glycine cleavage system protein GcvH, translating into MSNVPHELLYTKEHEWVRIDGNSAVVGITEHAQRELGDVVFVELPDVGKSFELGDAFGTVESVKAVSEIYAPLSGEITEINNEVVDSPELVNEDPYGEGWLAKFSFTTAPSGLLSAAEYERYINDEANK
- the gcvT gene encoding glycine cleavage system aminomethyltransferase GcvT produces the protein MKQTPLNARHRALGARMVEFGGWDMPVQYAGIITEHKATREGAGLFDISHMARFWVTGPDSERFIQLIDTFDISKTAIGQSDYGIMCYEDGGIVDDIFTYHLGPDEWMVVANAGNAEKDWAWLNQHTAGYDVVLTDRSQELAMIALQGPKAESLLAPLTDADVVNLAFHGITKATVEAAAGYISRTGYTGEDGFELFLPAGEIERIWDRLLEAGAMPIGLGARDSLRFEPGLALYGHEIEHDINPYEAKLGWVVKLDKGPFIGSEALQDIKANGPARTLIGLEMTGRGIARQGYPVVALDGSELGVVTTGMPSPTLGKNLAYALIKAGSVKVGVEVDVLIREKPVRATVVKTPFYKARYKK
- a CDS encoding biotin/lipoate A/B protein ligase family protein; the encoded protein is MWRYIVSAAADGATNMAIDHALALHANQSVYPTLRIYRWQPACLSIGAFQPYSDVNVAACQQAQIEIVRRPTGGRAILHDAELTYSITAPNSNPLLGGRVLKTYRTISHGLLVGLRQLVSAVDWATSASDEPKSAACFDTPSDFEITVAGRKLVGSAQTRTRGAILQHGTLLLHADRQQLSQVLHLPAELDSAALAERLIALDEATQRPVSFDEAQQAIVAGFATAFNLEFQPDQLTEQELATAERLRHERYTNPEWLQRR
- a CDS encoding AMMECR1 domain-containing protein, with the protein product MPKQAALIVQDPLVVLARQAVNRFIRQGELLPVVEPLPIDQRRSQGVYVSLIKAGQLRGCVGSVQPQQASLAKEVIYMAVAAAVHDPRFSPVQLDELDQLSYIVDLVENLALLKNRSAHDPAVDGLRVLRGRNQGVVLPNTSGITTFEQQRQLAYQRAGLEPTTATTLERFQVRRIIELSGNYQETISL
- a CDS encoding radical SAM protein translates to MHETTLVSRSAQGLRCEVCQWRCLLADGEWGRCGVRQRQDQTITVHNHGLVSAATIGPVEDYGFRHFFPGASVFAIGGWGTSFPAHHDAAYHAQVPTDPAKQRSIDPERVVGFSQERMTRGIVWAYNEPTMNFEHVLETARLARSTSRMTGMVTNGYWSKAALDQLAPYIDGLMLTVYGLSDASYQALTGVEQWQGIFAGAEHAVKRWGCHLEITTPIVTGVNDSSAEIEGIARWIKRKFNGLIPWRIIPSRDADTNAATSVRKVAQGLGLPFVYGAQPTETTRCPKCEWAVIERFDGQPRVVGVSESQCENCGSEVYIRSSLFKRNKLND
- a CDS encoding molybdopterin-dependent oxidoreductase; protein product: MRDSLPSFDLAKSATMQVVQAEPFNAGTPLAELADSYIQPTSHFFVRTHGTIPSLDPETTTIHVQGLLAQPFGMSITEIKQQLPYIEQVSTLQCAGNRRQEMHAYQPIYGELPWGANGLSTATWGGAPLRALLERCEIEPAALHLVFESYDQVERHGQTFGYGGSIPLNEPMIEHSLLAYTMNGAPLPALHGGPLRLVIPGIVGARSVKWLRSIELSAEPSHNYFQRRAYRLAQSSEPEAWQTAPMLHELPVNAVLCLPTPDQPLTAGTITLAGYAITGGQALVERVEISLDQGQTWQSARLIDPPTLGCWSRWQIELELAVGAYQCWVRATDSLGQQQPEQPAWNVKGYHHNAIQRVRLTVC